A stretch of the Streptomyces sp. NBC_00078 genome encodes the following:
- a CDS encoding response regulator transcription factor — protein sequence MASVLVVEDDQFVRSALIRHLTDAAHIVRSVGTALEALREVAHFTFDVVILDLGLPDLDGSEALKMLRGITDVPVIIATARDDETEIVRLLNAGADDYLTKPFSVEHLSARIAAVLRRSRSAPADAPPSTVLRVGGLTVDPLRRQAELDGVRLDLTRREFDLLAFLAGRPGVVVPRRELLAEVWQQSYGDDQTIDVHLSWLRRKLGETAAQPRYLHTLRGVGVKLEPPAAEGSGPPR from the coding sequence ATGGCAAGTGTGCTCGTGGTCGAGGACGACCAGTTCGTACGCTCGGCGCTGATCCGGCACCTGACGGACGCCGCGCACATCGTGCGCAGTGTCGGGACGGCGCTGGAGGCGCTGCGCGAGGTCGCCCATTTCACCTTCGACGTGGTCATCCTGGACCTCGGACTGCCCGATCTGGACGGGTCCGAGGCCCTGAAGATGCTGCGCGGCATCACCGACGTACCGGTGATCATCGCCACCGCCCGGGACGACGAGACAGAGATCGTCCGGCTGCTGAACGCGGGCGCGGACGACTACCTGACCAAGCCCTTCTCCGTCGAGCACCTCTCCGCACGGATCGCCGCGGTCCTGAGACGCTCCCGGTCCGCCCCCGCGGACGCCCCGCCCTCCACCGTCCTGCGCGTCGGCGGCCTCACCGTCGACCCGCTGCGCCGCCAGGCCGAACTGGACGGCGTCCGGCTCGACCTCACCCGCCGCGAGTTCGACCTGCTCGCCTTCCTGGCGGGCCGGCCGGGCGTCGTCGTCCCACGCAGGGAACTGCTCGCCGAGGTGTGGCAGCAGTCGTACGGCGACGACCAGACCATCGACGTCCATCTGTCCTGGCTGCGGCGGAAGCTGGGCGAGACCGCGGCACAGCCGCGCTATCTCCACACACTGCGGGGCGTCGGCGTGAAGCTGGAGCCGCCAGCCGCCGAGGGATCGGGGCCGCCGCGATGA
- a CDS encoding spermidine synthase, whose product MGKTRKSRRGGGAESVVETVDGGLAELMPDPERARAWTLLIDGAPQSHVDLDDPSHLSFEYQRRLGHVIDLVAPAGKPVHAVHLGGGALTLARYVAATRPRSTQQVVERDAALVQLVRRELPLDPNARIRVRSVDAREGLAKVLDGWADLVVADVFSGARTPAHLTSAEFLDEVRRALKPGGVYAANIADGPPLAHLRGQIATAAARFPELALLADPTVLRGKRFGNAVLVASDTPLPIAELTRGAASDPHPGRVEHGRALVDFTGGAAPVTDAAAVASPAPPPSVFR is encoded by the coding sequence GTGGGAAAGACCAGGAAGTCCCGGCGTGGTGGTGGTGCCGAATCGGTCGTCGAGACCGTCGACGGCGGCCTCGCCGAGCTGATGCCCGACCCGGAGCGGGCGCGGGCCTGGACGCTGCTGATCGACGGGGCGCCGCAGTCGCACGTCGACCTCGACGACCCCTCCCACCTCTCCTTCGAGTACCAGCGCCGGCTCGGGCACGTCATCGACCTCGTCGCGCCGGCCGGGAAACCCGTGCACGCCGTGCACCTCGGCGGGGGAGCCCTCACCCTCGCCCGCTACGTCGCCGCCACCCGCCCCCGCTCCACCCAGCAGGTCGTCGAGCGGGACGCGGCGCTCGTCCAACTGGTCCGCCGGGAGCTGCCGTTGGACCCGAACGCCAGGATCCGGGTACGTTCCGTGGACGCCCGCGAAGGGCTCGCCAAGGTGCTCGACGGCTGGGCCGACCTCGTCGTCGCCGATGTGTTCAGCGGGGCCCGCACCCCCGCCCACCTCACCTCGGCCGAATTCCTCGACGAGGTCCGCCGGGCCCTGAAACCGGGTGGCGTGTACGCCGCCAACATCGCCGACGGGCCGCCGCTCGCCCATCTTCGCGGCCAGATCGCCACGGCGGCCGCCCGCTTCCCCGAACTCGCGCTGCTCGCCGACCCGACCGTGCTGCGCGGCAAGCGCTTCGGCAACGCGGTCCTCGTCGCCTCCGACACCCCGCTGCCGATCGCGGAACTGACCCGCGGCGCCGCCTCCGACCCGCACCCCGGCCGGGTCGAACACGGGCGCGCGCTCGTCGACTTCACCGGCGGGGCGGCCCCGGTGACGGACGCTGCGGCGGTCGCCTCCCCGGCGCCGCCGCCCTCGGTGTTCCGCTAG
- a CDS encoding histidine phosphatase family protein: protein MAPRILLARHGQTEWSLSGKHTGRTDVPLLEEGRRGAKLLGERLHRAPLEGLPGVEVRTSPLARARETCELAGFGERAAVWDTLMEWDYGAYEGMTPEDIQTVRPGWLIWRDGVPEGESLAEVSARADEVVAWAREAERDVLVFAHGHILRSIGARWLGLPLEFAARIRLNPTSLSVLGWAYGEPAVESWNDLGHLAG, encoded by the coding sequence ATGGCACCGCGCATCCTGCTGGCCCGGCACGGACAGACCGAGTGGTCGCTGTCCGGCAAGCACACCGGCAGGACCGACGTGCCGTTGCTGGAGGAGGGCCGGCGCGGCGCCAAGCTGCTCGGCGAGCGGCTGCACCGGGCGCCCTTGGAGGGGCTCCCGGGCGTCGAGGTGCGCACCAGCCCGCTGGCACGCGCGCGTGAGACGTGCGAACTGGCCGGGTTCGGGGAGCGGGCGGCCGTCTGGGACACGCTGATGGAGTGGGACTACGGGGCGTACGAGGGCATGACGCCCGAGGACATCCAGACCGTCAGGCCCGGCTGGCTGATCTGGCGGGACGGTGTCCCCGAGGGCGAGTCGCTCGCCGAGGTGAGCGCCCGGGCCGACGAGGTGGTGGCCTGGGCGCGCGAGGCGGAGCGCGACGTGCTCGTGTTCGCGCACGGGCACATCCTGCGGTCCATCGGGGCACGGTGGCTGGGTCTGCCGCTGGAATTCGCGGCCCGGATCCGGCTCAACCCGACATCCCTGTCGGTGCTCGGATGGGCCTACGGCGAGCCGGCCGTCGAGAGCTGGAACGACCTCGGGCACCTCGCGGGCTGA
- a CDS encoding phosphatase PAP2 family protein, giving the protein MPKTETTPGIEAATPRTRLRWWTELPLILLVYACYSAGRLLARGDTDGAVGHGLSILRIEKVLHINAEHPLNRLFTHEAWLGVPADFWYASLHYLVTPALLIWLFRSRAVHYRAARTWLMTSTFIGLIGFTLLPTCPPRLLSAGHGFVDTMAQYSSYGWWGGEASAPRGLGGMTNQYAAMPSLHVGWALWCGVMLWRYGRTPATKVAAVAYPLLTTIVVMGTANHYFLDAVAGAAVMGVGLVLTPYVMRGADRVRARISFGSGRSQVAGSSIVSAGCQTSAGERIPRQRESRIGSGAEPGASPTDAGEGAPAAAR; this is encoded by the coding sequence ATGCCGAAGACCGAGACGACACCAGGCATCGAGGCAGCAACCCCGCGGACCCGCCTGCGCTGGTGGACCGAGTTGCCACTGATACTTCTGGTGTACGCGTGCTACTCGGCCGGCCGGCTCCTCGCCCGCGGCGACACCGACGGCGCCGTCGGCCACGGCCTGTCGATCCTGCGGATCGAGAAGGTCCTGCACATCAACGCCGAGCACCCGCTGAACCGGCTCTTCACGCACGAGGCGTGGCTCGGTGTCCCGGCCGACTTCTGGTACGCGTCACTGCACTACCTGGTCACGCCCGCCCTCCTCATCTGGCTGTTCCGGTCCCGCGCCGTGCACTACCGCGCCGCCCGCACCTGGCTGATGACGTCCACCTTCATAGGCCTGATCGGCTTCACCCTGCTGCCGACCTGCCCACCGCGCCTGCTGTCGGCGGGCCACGGCTTCGTCGACACGATGGCCCAGTACAGCTCGTACGGCTGGTGGGGCGGCGAGGCCAGCGCCCCGCGCGGCCTCGGGGGCATGACGAACCAGTACGCGGCCATGCCGAGCCTGCACGTGGGCTGGGCGCTGTGGTGCGGGGTCATGCTGTGGCGGTACGGCAGGACGCCCGCGACGAAGGTCGCCGCCGTCGCCTACCCGCTGCTGACCACGATCGTGGTCATGGGCACCGCGAACCACTACTTCCTCGACGCGGTCGCGGGTGCGGCCGTGATGGGCGTCGGGCTGGTCCTGACGCCGTACGTGATGCGCGGCGCTGACCGGGTCCGGGCGCGGATCTCGTTCGGCTCAGGGCGCTCCCAGGTCGCAGGTTCCTCAATTGTCAGTGCCGGATGCCAGACTTCCGCGGGTGAGCGAATTCCACGGCAGCGCGAGTCCCGGATCGGATCCGGAGCCGAACCGGGTGCCTCTCCCACGGACGCGGGGGAAGGCGCTCCGGCAGCGGCTCGCTGA
- a CDS encoding AAA domain-containing protein translates to MTAAFDPGALAGEATDAILRDTLHGTHRGVVVDSPPGAGKSTLVVRAALELADAGRPLMIVAQTNAQVDDLVLRLAEKSPQLPVGRLHSSETDPYDKALDDLPNIRKSAKAGELSGLSVVVSTSAKWAHVKVDEPWRHAIVDEAYQMRSDSLLAVAGLFERALFVGDPGQLDPFSIVGSEQWAGLSYDPSASAVTTLLAHNPELPQHRLPVSWRLPASAAPLVSDAFYPYTPFRSGTDHGDRRLAFAVPSDGSGPDQVIDEAAESGWGLLELPARHTPRTDPEAVRAVAMVVRRLLDRGGAATSERAPEEPLPLTPDRIAVGTAHRDQAAAVRAALAELGVTDVTVDTANRLQGREYDVTVVLHPLSGRPDATAFHLETGRLCVLASRHRHACIVVCRAGVSELLDDYPSTEPVQLGTLVKFPDGWEANHAVLAQLGEHRVVWTP, encoded by the coding sequence GTGACCGCCGCCTTCGATCCCGGTGCCCTGGCCGGCGAGGCCACCGACGCCATCCTCCGCGACACCCTGCACGGCACCCATCGCGGCGTGGTCGTGGACTCGCCGCCCGGCGCCGGCAAGTCCACGCTCGTCGTCCGCGCGGCCCTCGAACTGGCCGACGCGGGACGCCCGTTGATGATCGTGGCCCAGACGAACGCACAGGTCGACGACCTCGTGCTGAGGCTCGCGGAGAAGAGCCCGCAGCTCCCCGTGGGCCGCCTGCACAGCAGCGAGACCGACCCGTACGACAAGGCGCTCGACGACCTGCCCAACATACGCAAGTCGGCGAAGGCGGGAGAGCTGAGCGGCCTCTCGGTCGTCGTGTCCACGTCCGCGAAGTGGGCGCATGTGAAGGTCGACGAGCCGTGGCGGCACGCGATCGTCGACGAGGCGTACCAGATGCGCTCGGACTCGCTACTGGCCGTGGCCGGACTGTTCGAGCGGGCGCTGTTCGTGGGCGACCCGGGCCAGCTCGACCCCTTCTCCATCGTGGGCAGCGAGCAGTGGGCGGGCCTGTCGTACGACCCCTCCGCCTCCGCCGTGACCACCCTTCTGGCCCACAACCCCGAGCTGCCGCAACACCGCCTCCCAGTGTCCTGGCGCCTCCCGGCCTCGGCCGCGCCCCTGGTCTCGGACGCCTTCTACCCGTACACCCCCTTCCGCAGCGGCACGGACCACGGCGACCGCCGTCTCGCCTTCGCCGTCCCGTCCGACGGTTCGGGTCCCGACCAGGTGATCGACGAGGCCGCGGAGTCCGGCTGGGGCCTGCTGGAGCTGCCCGCACGGCACACCCCGAGGACGGACCCGGAGGCGGTACGGGCGGTGGCCATGGTCGTACGACGGCTGCTGGACCGGGGCGGCGCGGCGACATCGGAGCGCGCACCCGAGGAGCCCCTGCCGCTCACCCCCGACCGGATCGCCGTCGGCACGGCCCACCGCGACCAGGCGGCGGCCGTCCGCGCGGCACTGGCGGAACTGGGCGTCACGGACGTCACCGTCGACACCGCGAACCGCCTCCAGGGCCGCGAGTACGACGTGACGGTCGTCCTCCACCCTCTTTCCGGCCGTCCCGACGCCACCGCCTTCCACCTGGAGACGGGCCGCCTCTGTGTCCTCGCCTCCCGCCACCGCCACGCGTGCATCGTGGTCTGCCGGGCGGGCGTGAGCGAGCTGCTGGACGACTACCCGTCGACGGAGCCGGTCCAGCTGGGAACGCTCGTGAAGTTCCCCGACGGATGGGAGGCGAACCACGCGGTGCTGGCGCAACTCGGGGAACATCGCGTGGTGTGGACGCCTTGA
- a CDS encoding bifunctional DNA primase/polymerase, whose amino-acid sequence MSSERMDPFSDRFDVSGVTADGAAWLASAGTYPRSMLTLWKERPDAPVVLPCGSAFDVVSTPAVFGRRMVDRLWDEGPGSGPVATFRGRMLLFAAPGTAQRLPSLLRWEEVGRTAAIPPLLCHGNGDAVTVPALLSAGRPTSCDSRWLVAPDTRHPWLPGPEILLWAAVRAARAAVRISIFPPADQDAKVYDVSRRR is encoded by the coding sequence ATGAGCAGCGAACGCATGGATCCGTTCTCCGACCGCTTCGACGTCTCGGGAGTCACCGCGGACGGAGCCGCCTGGCTCGCCTCGGCGGGAACGTATCCGCGAAGCATGCTCACCCTCTGGAAGGAGCGCCCGGACGCCCCGGTCGTGCTCCCCTGCGGCTCCGCCTTCGACGTCGTCAGCACGCCCGCGGTCTTCGGCCGCCGGATGGTCGACCGGCTGTGGGACGAGGGGCCCGGTTCGGGCCCGGTGGCGACGTTCCGGGGACGCATGCTGCTGTTCGCCGCGCCCGGCACGGCCCAGCGGCTGCCCTCCCTGCTGCGCTGGGAGGAGGTCGGCCGTACGGCGGCGATCCCGCCCCTGCTGTGCCACGGCAACGGCGACGCGGTGACCGTCCCGGCCCTCCTCTCCGCCGGCCGGCCGACCTCCTGCGACTCCCGCTGGCTCGTCGCCCCCGACACCCGGCACCCCTGGCTGCCGGGCCCCGAAATCCTGCTCTGGGCAGCCGTCCGGGCGGCCCGCGCCGCCGTGCGGATATCGATTTTTCCCCCGGCCGATCAGGATGCTAAGGTCTACGACGTCAGCAGGCGCCGCTAG
- a CDS encoding M6 family metalloprotease domain-containing protein, whose translation MLQPSPLKGFRGPRLRSTAAVFTTLSAVAATSLVTGPSVAEPFSSVPCALQRTGVHHSEGLDTWNAAYPRPTRTLNAVMVFLSFPDSVPRTTPAQLAADHFPATSRFFERASYGKFTLHAHPLRHWIRMPKPSTAYAIQRDWSADRRAAYLQDALAVADPQVDFSRYDVVYFVADPDAPGVDSDATKVVNLDTPLRADGKDLRRVVTVFEKHPPDRLVLAHETGHVFDLPDLYHRPDDGKGDWDTYVGDWDLMGSQFGLAPDLFGWHKWKLGWLAPRQVVCVRESGVTRLTLEPLGAAPAVLEKGVAGPPAPGPGQDVKLGVVRTGRDSVIAFEARGPVGNDTGSCRAGILVYRVHGGAQSGDGPIEVLDAHPHTEACWENSVYPPLADAPIGLGETFTVPGENLQVQAEARTATGAWRVKITADSQ comes from the coding sequence GTGCTGCAACCGTCTCCCCTCAAGGGATTCAGGGGTCCCCGACTGCGCAGCACCGCCGCCGTGTTCACCACCTTGTCGGCCGTCGCCGCGACCTCGCTGGTGACCGGGCCCTCGGTGGCCGAACCGTTCTCGTCGGTGCCGTGCGCGCTGCAGCGCACGGGCGTCCATCACTCGGAAGGCCTCGACACCTGGAACGCCGCGTACCCGCGGCCGACCCGCACGCTGAACGCGGTGATGGTCTTCCTGTCCTTCCCGGACTCGGTCCCGCGGACCACGCCCGCCCAGCTGGCCGCCGACCACTTCCCGGCCACCAGCCGCTTCTTCGAACGCGCCTCCTACGGAAAGTTCACCCTCCACGCGCATCCGCTGCGGCACTGGATCCGGATGCCGAAGCCGTCGACGGCGTACGCCATACAGCGCGACTGGAGCGCCGACCGCCGTGCCGCGTACTTGCAGGACGCGCTGGCCGTCGCCGACCCGCAGGTCGACTTCTCCCGCTACGACGTCGTGTACTTCGTGGCCGACCCGGACGCGCCCGGCGTGGACTCGGACGCGACGAAGGTCGTCAACCTGGACACCCCGTTGCGCGCCGACGGCAAGGACCTCCGGCGGGTCGTCACCGTGTTCGAGAAGCATCCGCCTGACCGGCTCGTGCTGGCCCACGAGACCGGGCACGTCTTCGACCTGCCGGATCTGTACCACCGGCCCGACGACGGCAAGGGCGACTGGGACACGTACGTCGGCGACTGGGACCTGATGGGCAGCCAGTTCGGACTGGCCCCCGATCTGTTCGGCTGGCACAAGTGGAAGCTGGGGTGGCTGGCGCCGCGGCAGGTGGTGTGCGTGCGGGAGTCGGGCGTCACGCGGTTGACGCTGGAGCCGCTGGGTGCCGCGCCGGCGGTTTTGGAGAAGGGGGTGGCGGGGCCGCCGGCCCCCGGGCCCGGGCAGGACGTGAAGCTGGGTGTGGTGCGCACCGGCCGAGACAGCGTGATCGCCTTCGAGGCGCGCGGACCGGTCGGCAACGACACGGGGTCCTGTCGGGCCGGGATTCTCGTCTACAGGGTGCACGGCGGCGCACAGTCGGGCGACGGCCCGATCGAGGTGCTGGACGCCCACCCGCACACCGAGGCCTGCTGGGAGAACTCCGTCTACCCACCCCTCGCCGACGCCCCGATCGGCCTGGGCGAGACCTTCACGGTCCCGGGCGAGAACCTCCAGGTGCAGGCGGAGGCCCGAACGGCCACGGGCGCCTGGAGAGTCAAGATCACCGCAGACAGCCAGTAG
- a CDS encoding bifunctional diguanylate cyclase/phosphodiesterase, whose product MSGTSEGPAPTADLDRGAVTESDACASPRTEPLTTRTEPSAYHSVFTAAPLAMAVIDREGLVVSVNDGFGALLGSPPDALVGRIAADLMDLASDARTWHAYREMLRGREARLRCTRRLKHPDGQSAWVQVTVSPLTTHDEGLLMSVTDISAHRELQGRLRHLQMHDPVTRLPNRTLFFERLTAALEAESYEENGTGRIGLCYLDLDGFKAVNDTLGHRVGDRLLAAVAERLTRCADEAGYARASAPLVARLGGDEFALLVEDSTGTDQLAELAESVLEAIQAPFDLAGRRVSVSASIGVVERQAAGTSPTALMQAADTTLYWAKADGKARWTLFDPERNAHRMTRQALASTLRPAIERGEFVLEYQPLVGMDNGRLRGVEALVRWNHPQFGVLTPNRFIGLAEEDGSIVPLGRWVLVTACRQARRWQLEHPDEPPLFVSVNVAVRQVWDSDLVADVAETLAETGLAPHLLQLELTESAVMGSSGRPLQVLQALSEMGVGIAIDDFGTGYSNLAYLSRLPVSVLKLDGSFVRGFQYESDKEGAVPPNPADEVVVEAMIQLAHRLGLTVTAECVETSAQASRLRRIGCDTGQGWLYSRPVSPDRISELLGPGTDRAQSPRAGDQVVGNP is encoded by the coding sequence GTGAGCGGAACGTCCGAAGGGCCGGCGCCCACGGCAGACCTCGACCGAGGCGCCGTAACAGAGAGTGACGCCTGTGCGTCTCCTCGTACCGAGCCGCTGACGACTCGTACGGAGCCGTCGGCGTACCACTCGGTCTTCACAGCTGCCCCCCTGGCCATGGCGGTCATCGACCGCGAGGGCCTGGTGGTCAGCGTCAACGACGGGTTCGGCGCCCTGCTCGGCAGCCCCCCGGACGCCCTGGTCGGCCGGATCGCCGCCGATCTGATGGACCTGGCGTCCGACGCCCGCACCTGGCACGCGTACCGCGAGATGCTGCGCGGGCGCGAGGCCAGACTGCGCTGCACACGCCGTCTGAAGCACCCCGACGGCCAGTCGGCCTGGGTCCAGGTCACGGTCTCGCCCCTGACTACCCACGACGAGGGGCTCCTGATGTCCGTCACGGACATCAGCGCCCATCGCGAACTCCAGGGCCGGCTACGGCACTTGCAGATGCACGACCCGGTGACCCGGCTGCCCAACCGCACCCTCTTCTTCGAGCGCCTGACGGCCGCGCTGGAGGCGGAGTCGTACGAGGAGAACGGCACCGGCCGGATCGGCCTGTGCTATCTCGACCTGGACGGCTTCAAGGCCGTCAACGACACCCTCGGCCACCGGGTCGGCGACCGGCTGCTGGCCGCCGTGGCCGAACGTCTCACGCGCTGCGCCGACGAGGCGGGTTACGCCAGAGCCAGCGCGCCGCTGGTGGCGAGACTGGGCGGCGACGAGTTCGCACTGCTCGTGGAGGATTCCACGGGCACGGACCAACTGGCCGAGCTGGCCGAGTCGGTGCTGGAGGCGATCCAGGCACCCTTCGATCTCGCCGGCCGGCGGGTGTCGGTGTCGGCCTCGATCGGCGTCGTGGAGCGGCAGGCGGCCGGCACCTCCCCCACCGCCCTGATGCAGGCGGCCGACACCACCCTCTACTGGGCGAAGGCCGACGGAAAGGCCCGCTGGACGCTCTTCGACCCCGAGCGCAACGCGCACCGCATGACCCGTCAGGCCCTCGCCTCCACCCTTCGCCCGGCCATCGAGCGCGGCGAATTCGTCCTCGAATACCAGCCGTTGGTGGGCATGGACAACGGCCGGCTGCGGGGTGTCGAGGCACTGGTGCGCTGGAACCACCCGCAGTTCGGTGTCCTGACGCCGAATCGGTTCATCGGACTGGCGGAGGAGGACGGTTCGATCGTCCCGCTGGGCCGCTGGGTCCTCGTCACGGCCTGCCGCCAGGCGCGCCGCTGGCAGCTGGAGCACCCGGACGAGCCGCCGCTGTTCGTGAGCGTCAACGTGGCGGTGCGTCAGGTCTGGGACTCGGATCTGGTGGCGGACGTGGCCGAGACCCTCGCCGAGACGGGCCTCGCCCCCCATCTGCTGCAGCTGGAGCTCACGGAGTCGGCGGTGATGGGTTCCTCGGGGCGCCCGCTGCAGGTCCTGCAGGCCCTCAGCGAGATGGGTGTCGGCATCGCGATCGACGACTTCGGCACGGGCTACTCGAACCTGGCGTATCTCAGCCGGCTTCCGGTGTCGGTGCTGAAGCTGGACGGGTCCTTCGTGCGCGGCTTCCAGTACGAGAGCGACAAGGAAGGGGCCGTTCCGCCGAACCCGGCCGACGAGGTGGTGGTCGAGGCGATGATCCAGCTCGCCCACCGGCTCGGCCTGACCGTTACCGCGGAGTGCGTGGAGACCTCCGCCCAGGCCTCCCGGCTGCGGCGGATCGGCTGCGACACCGGCCAGGGCTGGCTGTACTCACGGCCGGTGTCGCCGGACCGTATCTCCGAGCTGCTCGGCCCCGGGACCGACAGGGCCCAGAGCCCGCGTGCCGGGGATCAGGTGGTCGGCAACCCGTAG
- a CDS encoding LLM class flavin-dependent oxidoreductase, translating to MTADENAAADGIRATAQGTAPVPLSVLDLVTVGAGRTATDALRTSVTLSRLAESRGFHRYWVAEHHSMPGVASSSPAVILAHLAAHTDRIRLGSGGVMLPNHAPLVIAEQFGTLEAMAPGRIDLGLGRAPGTDGATAAALRRTERLNEGADDFPEQLAELTRFLDDDFPDGHPYRRIHAVPGPIQATSPGGVQSAHRPPVWLLGSSGFSARLAGVLGLPFAFAHHFSAQNTVPALDLYRESFRPSAVLDAPYALIGVSALAADEEQEARRQVLAAALNMVRLRTGRPGLVPTPEEAEAYEFSQMEREFIASWNSNVIHGTADEVRAGLDDLHKRTGADELMITANAHSGDVRLRSYELLADAYGLPTT from the coding sequence GTGACGGCAGACGAGAACGCGGCGGCGGACGGGATCCGGGCAACCGCACAGGGCACCGCCCCCGTACCCCTGTCCGTACTGGACCTGGTGACCGTCGGCGCGGGCCGCACGGCCACCGATGCCCTCCGCACCAGCGTCACCCTGTCCCGCCTCGCGGAGAGCCGAGGCTTCCACCGGTACTGGGTCGCCGAGCACCACTCCATGCCGGGGGTCGCCTCCTCGTCCCCCGCCGTGATCCTCGCCCACCTCGCCGCCCACACCGACCGCATCCGGCTCGGCTCCGGCGGCGTCATGCTCCCCAACCACGCGCCCCTGGTCATCGCCGAGCAGTTCGGCACGCTGGAGGCCATGGCGCCCGGCCGCATCGACCTCGGCCTCGGCCGCGCCCCCGGCACGGACGGCGCCACCGCGGCGGCCCTGCGCCGCACCGAGCGCCTGAACGAGGGCGCCGACGACTTCCCCGAGCAGCTCGCCGAGCTCACCCGCTTCCTGGACGACGACTTCCCCGACGGGCACCCCTACCGCCGTATCCACGCGGTACCCGGCCCGATCCAGGCGACCTCGCCCGGCGGCGTCCAGTCCGCGCACCGCCCGCCGGTCTGGCTGCTCGGCTCCTCCGGCTTCAGCGCCCGCCTGGCAGGCGTCCTCGGCCTGCCCTTCGCCTTCGCGCACCACTTCTCGGCGCAGAACACGGTCCCGGCGCTGGACCTCTACCGGGAGTCCTTCCGGCCCTCCGCCGTCCTGGACGCCCCCTACGCCCTCATCGGCGTCTCCGCCCTCGCCGCCGACGAGGAGCAGGAGGCCCGCCGCCAGGTCCTGGCCGCCGCGCTCAACATGGTCCGGCTGCGCACCGGACGGCCCGGTCTCGTCCCCACCCCCGAGGAGGCCGAGGCATACGAATTCAGCCAGATGGAGCGGGAGTTCATCGCCTCCTGGAACTCCAACGTCATCCACGGCACCGCCGACGAGGTCCGCGCGGGCCTCGACGACCTCCACAAGCGCACCGGCGCCGACGAGTTGATGATCACCGCCAACGCCCACAGCGGGGATGTGCGACTGCGCTCGTACGAACTCCTCGCGGACGCCTACGGGTTGCCGACCACCTGA
- a CDS encoding decarboxylase, whose protein sequence is MTALGFLYPGHSAEDDYPRIEQLLGSDIRLDVVHTDIGEDAHRVDALLEMGSAERLAAGVADLRMAGVESVVWACTSGSFVYGREGAQEQVRSLALTAGLPASSTSFAFAHALQELGVRRVAVGATYPDDVAGLFAEFLRAGGAEVISVRGAGIITAAEVGTWDEAEVFLLARDADHPDADALLLPDTALHTAAHIPALEKELGKPVLTANQVTVWEALRLVDRRVNAPVLGSLFSREPLVQV, encoded by the coding sequence ATGACCGCACTCGGATTCCTCTACCCGGGCCACTCCGCGGAGGACGACTACCCACGCATCGAGCAGCTGCTGGGCAGCGACATCCGGCTGGACGTCGTGCACACCGACATCGGCGAGGACGCGCACCGGGTGGACGCCCTGCTGGAGATGGGCTCGGCCGAGCGGCTCGCGGCGGGAGTCGCGGACCTGCGCATGGCGGGCGTCGAGTCCGTGGTGTGGGCCTGCACCAGCGGAAGCTTCGTCTACGGCCGGGAGGGCGCCCAGGAGCAGGTGCGCTCCCTTGCCCTTACGGCAGGGCTGCCGGCGTCCTCGACGTCCTTCGCCTTCGCCCACGCGCTGCAGGAACTGGGTGTGCGGCGGGTGGCGGTCGGCGCGACCTACCCCGACGACGTGGCCGGGCTGTTCGCGGAATTCCTGCGGGCGGGCGGCGCGGAGGTGATCTCCGTGCGGGGTGCCGGGATCATCACGGCGGCGGAGGTCGGCACCTGGGACGAGGCGGAGGTGTTCCTGCTGGCGCGGGACGCCGACCACCCCGACGCGGACGCCCTCCTCCTGCCGGACACCGCCCTGCACACGGCGGCGCACATCCCGGCCCTGGAGAAGGAACTGGGCAAGCCGGTCCTCACGGCCAACCAGGTCACGGTGTGGGAGGCGCTGCGGCTCGTGGACCGGAGGGTGAACGCGCCGGTCCTGGGCTCGTTGTTCAGCCGGGAACCCCTCGTACAGGTCTGA